A region from the Amycolatopsis camponoti genome encodes:
- a CDS encoding MCE family protein, whose protein sequence is MKSFQKRNPVPIALVGIAVLALGFIAALNSDDLPVIGGGTTYTAEFSEASGLQKDNDVRVAGVKVGKVSDIQLDGASVKVSFKVKDAWLGDRTSAAIKIKTLLGQKYLSLDPQGEGSLSPDKAIPRDRTMAPYDVLDAFRGLSQTVDNIDTKQLAQSFDTISQTFANTPEDVKGALSGLSKLSDTIASRDTQLSNLLANTREVSQTLVDRDAEVQKLLDDGNQLLAELSKREDAITSLLNGSRELATQLQGLIDDNGKQLDPVLTSLDQLTSMLQRNQDSLAQGIAKFAPFIRVFTNTIGNGRWFDNYICGLVLPSFGPINEEGCYTK, encoded by the coding sequence ATGAAGTCCTTCCAGAAGCGCAACCCCGTCCCGATCGCGCTGGTCGGCATCGCGGTGCTGGCCCTCGGTTTCATCGCCGCGCTCAACTCCGACGACCTGCCGGTGATCGGCGGCGGCACGACCTACACCGCCGAGTTCAGCGAGGCTTCCGGGCTGCAGAAGGACAACGACGTCCGGGTCGCCGGCGTCAAGGTCGGCAAGGTCAGCGACATCCAGCTCGACGGCGCGTCGGTCAAGGTGTCGTTCAAGGTCAAGGACGCCTGGCTGGGCGACCGGACCAGCGCCGCGATCAAGATCAAGACGCTGCTGGGCCAGAAGTACCTCTCCCTGGACCCGCAGGGCGAGGGCTCACTGAGCCCGGACAAGGCGATCCCGCGCGACCGCACGATGGCCCCCTACGACGTGCTCGACGCGTTCCGCGGGCTGTCGCAGACCGTCGACAACATCGACACCAAGCAGCTGGCGCAGAGCTTCGACACCATCTCGCAGACCTTCGCCAACACGCCCGAAGACGTGAAGGGCGCGCTGTCCGGGCTGTCGAAGCTGTCGGACACGATCGCCTCGCGCGACACGCAGCTGTCGAACCTGCTGGCCAACACCCGCGAGGTGTCGCAGACCCTGGTCGACCGCGACGCCGAGGTGCAGAAGCTGCTCGACGACGGCAACCAGCTGCTCGCCGAGCTCTCGAAGCGCGAAGACGCGATCACGTCGCTGCTGAACGGCTCCCGCGAGCTGGCGACGCAGCTGCAGGGCCTGATCGACGACAACGGCAAGCAGCTCGACCCGGTGCTCACGTCGCTGGACCAGCTGACGTCGATGCTGCAGCGCAACCAGGACTCGCTCGCCCAGGGCATCGCAAAGTTCGCGCCGTTCATCCGCGTCTTCACCAACACCATCGGTAACGGCCGCTGGTTCGACAACTACATCTGCGGCCTGGTGCTGCCGTCGTTCGGCCCGATCAACGAAGAGGGGTGCTACACGAAATGA
- a CDS encoding MCE family protein — MSDTRFGMALTRGFTIAIVLALVVAGGIWWTLKDAGRNHLTAYFAGAVGLYEGNSVRMLGVDMGTVTKIQPMGNQVKVEFEYDRSVAVPADAKALIVAPSLVSDRYVQLAPAYTGGPRISDGAVIGLDRTEVPLEVDQLASSLARVSETLGPNGANKNGSLSNLLTTAAANVDGNGQALHDTITKLGQAAGTLSGNKDDLFSTVENLGKFSQTLADSDKSVRSFESQLADVSGYLASEKDNLAATVQQLGTTLTAVQAFVDQNHDRLKSNVDKLAGITKVLVDQRSSLAEILDVAPVGLSNLVNTYNGSAGTLDARPNLNELTQPPLVMICRLLKQVGSKGIPDVLGNACEGIAGLVDKVIPLPSVAQTVQALQAGQLPPLPLPIAGQLYGGGQ, encoded by the coding sequence ATGAGTGACACCCGCTTCGGAATGGCTCTGACCCGGGGCTTCACCATCGCGATCGTCCTCGCGCTCGTCGTCGCCGGCGGCATCTGGTGGACCCTCAAGGACGCCGGCCGCAACCACCTGACCGCGTACTTCGCCGGCGCCGTCGGCCTGTACGAGGGCAACAGCGTGCGGATGCTCGGCGTCGACATGGGCACGGTCACCAAGATCCAGCCCATGGGCAACCAGGTGAAGGTCGAGTTCGAGTACGACCGCTCGGTCGCCGTCCCGGCCGACGCCAAGGCGCTCATCGTGGCGCCGTCGCTGGTGTCGGATCGCTACGTCCAGCTCGCCCCGGCCTACACCGGCGGCCCGCGGATCTCCGACGGCGCGGTCATCGGTCTCGACCGCACCGAGGTGCCCCTGGAGGTCGACCAGCTGGCGTCCAGCCTGGCCCGGGTCAGCGAGACCCTCGGCCCGAACGGCGCCAACAAGAACGGGTCGCTGTCGAACCTGCTGACCACCGCGGCGGCCAACGTCGACGGCAACGGCCAGGCCCTGCACGACACGATCACCAAGCTCGGCCAGGCCGCCGGGACCCTGTCGGGCAACAAGGACGACCTGTTCTCCACGGTCGAGAACCTCGGCAAGTTCTCGCAGACGCTGGCCGACAGCGACAAGTCGGTCCGCAGCTTCGAGAGCCAGCTCGCCGACGTCAGCGGCTACCTGGCGTCCGAAAAGGACAACCTCGCCGCGACCGTCCAGCAGCTGGGGACGACGCTCACCGCGGTGCAGGCGTTCGTCGACCAGAACCACGACCGGCTCAAGTCGAACGTGGACAAGCTGGCCGGCATCACGAAGGTCCTCGTCGACCAGCGCAGCTCGCTCGCCGAGATCCTCGACGTCGCGCCGGTCGGCCTGAGCAACCTGGTCAACACCTACAACGGCTCGGCGGGCACGCTCGACGCCCGGCCGAACCTCAACGAGCTGACCCAGCCGCCGCTGGTGATGATCTGCCGGCTGCTCAAGCAGGTCGGCAGCAAGGGCATCCCGGACGTGCTCGGCAACGCCTGCGAGGGCATCGCCGGCCTGGTCGACAAGGTGATCCCGCTGCCGTCCGTGGCGCAGACCGTGCAGGCCCTGCAGGCCGGCCAGCTGCCGCCGCTCCCGCTGCCCATCGCCGGGCAGCTCTACGGAGGTGGCCAGTGA